A segment of the Anguilla anguilla isolate fAngAng1 chromosome 6, fAngAng1.pri, whole genome shotgun sequence genome:
TTGTTACGCAAAGAATTTTCTAGAATACACGGATAGCTGGTCGActgattattaaataaatatcaaaggTTCATGCCAAAACCTTTCACTTTTCAGGGAACTCTCATTGACTGTGTACGTTAAGCAGGTTGACTTCGCAGGGTCAGCACCAAGCTCAGAGACAGCCAGCCTGTACCTGTGTACTCCGTGTTGGATGCCACCGACGACGTGGTGGAGCCGTTCTCCCAGTCCTTCTCTCCGTTCCCGCTTCCCAGCAGGCAGGGGGACAGGAAGCCGTCAGCCGAGTCCGGCCTGGAGGAAGAACAGCGTTTGCGGTTAGACGCGGTGACCGGACCCTCCTCAGACCTCAGCCACGGACCGCGCTCACGGACTGCGTGTCTGAATCTACTCCCAATGAAACGTGCTGCAGCAAAGCGCCGCCTCTCAGTTCCTGAGACAGGCTCTGGGGGGCGCAAGCGAGGGAGCTGTGAGGTCAAGCGTAGCCACAGACAAAACAGCAATGATGAAGAGCTGGTGGGTTGTGCGCAGCAGCCgtgacacaaatgcacaatggagctcccacagacacagaaatgATGAAAATGAGGTTTCCCCAGCATTGAGCTAAAGCACTTCATCAATGGCCCTGAGAAACAGCTACtggcacagaaacacaatgtTTGCTGTGTTCACTATGGAGTCTTCGTTGGACACGTTTGAgcctcaatttaaaaaaaaaacactttctctATTTCAACACTTCAGTAACTTTCAAACTAACAATAATCGCTTTTGTGAGCAACACCAATACATTTGAAGCCCAGGTTTTGGGATTTATAAACTGACATGCTAAACTCCCTCAAggtttattttataattgcttttcaaacacaaaagcatCTCTACAAGGTTGCAGACCCAGGAGAAGACACACGGGACAAAAGTAAAACATACTGAGACAGGAAAGGATCTTCTGTCCAAGGATAACCCTCTTTCAGTTAACCAAACAACAGATGAAGCAATACAGCCAGCTGCCATAGACACATAATAATCACACTACTGGAGGAAATTGAGAAAGCCCCCAAAGATCAATTTCCTTGTTGGCTATGGTGATGTTTCTCTTAACAATTTGTTCCGTCCAGATCTTTTCAAAGCAGCAGTTTCAGGATTTCAGAATCCATGTTTTTTACCATGCTGTCCTAGGTGCTGGATGTGATTGTCCATTGGGATATATGatccaaaccatgaaaactTAATATaaccataaaacataaaaataatattatttcatattttgagagtcttgtaatgaaaaataaaccattCATTAAACAGGCATTTTGCTTAATATGGAATCAATGACTGCATCTTGagtcaccactgtgccacccactCCCGACCAAGCTGCAACTGAATCACGTGCATTCCTCCAAGCAAGCCAATAGGGCACCACATAGTACAGACCAAATGATGCTATACGAGagctacagccaatcacatgagAGCGTCTTTCTCATCAATGACAACCGGCAGCCTGTTGGCGATGTCACAGGGAGGAACTAGCACGGCAGTAATGTGAGGAACCACGGCAGACTTATATCCACCCCTCACATTGTTTCTGGAAGCTGTGGGATGAGGAATGGAAAGCTAGCTTGATTGCCACTCCTGGATAGACAGTGAACTGCAGCCAGACATAGCAGCGTTACCTCTCAAGACGTCTCCGGAGCACAGGAAACGAGTGACCTATAAGTCGCTCTAAAGAAGGACTAACCTTGTCTTTTTCACTTTTGGAGAGTTCAGAAAGTAGTATAGATTGCCAGAGGCTAATTTACTGCTTCTGTAAATGCCAGAAAAAATGTaggaagaacaggaagagagaaggagagaaatggAAGACAAGGAGGTGAAGAACAGAGAACATAAGGGCTGTAGCTTGGAGTCATCCATTGCCCAGGGGTGAAGGAAAGGCCATAGCCAAGGAGGAGACTAGCACTGCCGTTGTAATTAGATATTCTACTCGTGGTCACAAATTAACCAATCCTGTAAACAGTGAATGAACTAACCAATTGGGGTTTCAgattacagcacaaacaagaaacaatGATTGGCTTGTGCAAGTTGGGGTACATTAACTAAAAAATAGTTTACATAGAGCTTTTCACTAAATGCTTAAATTTTCTCCCCaaaaattaatatatacattttcagcTTTACCCAAGAGGACATGGGATTCATTTAAACTATCTTATATTGCCTTTTCAGAATTATGTACAATACATTCAAGCTAGATTCAAGCGTTATTTCTGATAAAAGTATTTTACAGACAAGACAACACTGTTAATTCAccggaaaaacagaagagagtaAGATTAGATCACATACTGTGAGGcagatataaaataatgataGTTATGGGTTATGACACATTTATCATACAGAACAGAGCACAGTGAAGTTTTAGACACAAGATGAAAGATTTAGGGAACCTAAATTGACTGCATCTGAAACTAGTATACCTACCTAATCACTACTGACAAAAAACTTACAGAGCAAGGTCCAATGTCTAAAAGACCATAATATAACTGACTAGACTAGCTGTCCACACTACCAGTTCCACATATTGCCAATCCCTTTTACATCATTTTTGCATAGAATGTACTCTGTACAGACCTTAGTGTCTATAAAGAGTGTATCATGAATAgagttatatttattattattattatgagattTTTCTGCATAGTGGTAGTGTTTGAGAGGGGACTCGGGACGGGGGAAGAGGTGCTCACCTAGgcgtcctcctgtctgagttgACGCTGTCATTGTCCCCCAGGTTGAGCGAGGCCAGGGACAGGCTTGAGACCGAGAAGACACGAGGCCGGGAACCTGCAGGTGAGACACACAGGGGGTGTGAAATGTATTGTCACACCAGCAAATCTGTTCACAGCACCTCGTATAGAGCTATGCCTCTTAcagctcactgcagcagcaACACCAGCGTGCAGATATACACTCTACATTGGgtctaaaatgagaaaatatttacactCTAAAATAGTATTTCAGAAAGTGAAaagttggttttcatttcattctcttGTTAAGACTAAGATTTCTGCTTTGGAAAAACCCGGCTTCCACAACTGAAGTGGAGGTCCTCACCCAGAGATTATATTAGATGAGACGAAATGGCTTGGGAACATCTGGTCTACAGGAAGGTCTCTAAATTTGTATATGTGAACGAAACGTACACTGCATGTATATGTTTAATGCATTCTGTGAAACTGGAGGCTGAACAGAAAGGGCTGCTGGCGGGTCAGGAGAGTGGGGTTTACCTGCTCTGGGTGGGATCCTGGGGGACTCCACGCTGTCCCTGTGCATGGACTTGGGCCGCGGCTTCTTCTGCTTGGtgctggaggggcggggcttaatgACCGCGTCCATGTCATCCATTAGCTTCAGCTGCTTCCTTCTGAGATACTCCTGCTTAATGTACTCCCTCCTCGCCTTCTCATCTTCCTTCTTCTCACGTTCCTCTTCTGCCTTCAACCTGAGGAAGGGGATGGGCGTGAGCGGAAGATTcgacacacagagggagaaaatttttatttgggGTACATTCTTTACCATTTACATATATAATTCTGGAAATCAgccttcttgttttattttgtgggaaaataaataagagacattttcttattttctcttaAAAGAACAATGTGATTTTTCCTCAACTCTATATTTGTCTTTGAAGTTTCTTGATATTTTTTGCATGGGTCTTCATACTTCCTTCAAAtcttaaaatatactttatttacAGGCAATCATATTAAGTAAAATTATCTTGTCTTTACAGGTTGTTATACAACCATATTACATAGCAAAAAGCTTGGATACTACACATATTtggtttcacatttttacaaaaataaatttgatttttacatttcaatgtAGTAGAATAATTTCAGTTCAGCCTTGTGAAAGAGTACAGTAAAATAAGCCCTCAGATATGTGAGACCATCACAATCCCACAAGGTGAGGTCCCTTGGTGGGGCGGTCCTGAGATAGGGGTGAGCAGGCGAGTGGGCGGGTACTCACCGTGCCAACTCCTTCTTCTGCtcaagctccgcctccagctccagcttctTCTGCTgggcctccctctccctccgcaGCCTCTTCTCCAGCAGAGCTGCCCTCTTCAGCGCGATGTCCTCTTCGCCCTTCAGGTCATCCTGTGGGCCACGGCAGCCCCAAGGACACTGTGTCACAATCTCTCATCAAAGCTTACTGTACTCATTTCTGATTGGTGATCCCTCGCAAAGGCATAACATTCTAGTCATTGCTAAGTTCATTATTTGACCCACTTTGACCACATTTAGTTGTAGAAAATATTGTGCCTATTATAAAGGTGTATGCTTTATCTCTTATAAATCAACAGTccataaaaaacattcaaatggagGCCTGTGAGAAGTTAAATTATTCATCAGCTAGTTTCCTGACCAAAGCTCTGCAGACAACCTATCTTTCTGCCTGCCTGAATGATGGCTAGCTTTCCACAGTGTGCTGTCTGCAAACTAGGGCACTCTGAGTACTTTGGACTGTGATGCAGTATCTTTGGCAACAAATGAATGTAGGAATGGACTATCTCATTGACCTAAAGACATAATGATGATGCTCCAATTTTACACTAAGCACAGTCCAGGTCTTTTGGGTTTGTTCAGAAGCTGTGATCAAGCACAggtattgcacatgtccttaccTTGAAGAAGAACCCACAGCAGATTTTCTGGTCTCCAGAAAGGAGCTCAGAAACAGGCTCCGCCTCTCCACTGCTGCTACCACTATTGCCCACTGCCTGGGCCTCCGGGGCCTTCACTACAGACAGGGGCACCTCGATCAGGTTCCTGCTGCTAGTATTCAGGGTGTGGTCGTGTTTTACGGGGGTCACCCTGACCACCTGCGCGACGGGCTGGGTCAGCACCTCCGAAATGGGGGGAGCTTTAGGTTCATTTGGGCCCTGCGAACGCGggtccctctccacctcctgcGCCCACCAGTATGGAGAAGACGGTCCCGCAGACATCCGGTGGTTGGGCCGCTCTGGTTTAGGTTCCCTGGGGCCGCCGTCTTGCTCCTGGggctcgggggcggggtcagggggaggcgtgtgggtgggggcgggggaagaggaaggggaaggggggggttcATCGTGCCCAAAGTAGGCGAAGGAGCTGAGCTGGGTTTGGCTGGGCGAGAAACGCCTCAGGCGGGGCAGGCTGTCCACGGACTGCGGCGTGTTGAGCATGCGGCTGAAGGGGGAGATCTTGAGCTCGCTGGGCCTGGGCGTGCGCGGCGTGCGCGAGTGGAAGGAGGCCGACTTCCTCTTGATGGTGGTGGGCGAGCGGTGGGAGGGGCGCGGGGACCCGCCGGAGGACAGGACCGGCGAGAGCGAGCCCGCCGAGCGGGCGGCGGACCCCCGGAGCTCGCGCACCTGCCTCTgcggcgagggggcggggccggcgggcgGGGACGCGGCCCAGGACTGATGCTCCCTCATCTGCATGATCACCTCCTGCTGCTGCGCCAGCCGCTGCATCTCCGTCTGCAGGAAGCTGAGCGAGGTGTTCAGCCTCTCGATGGAGCGCGTGTACTCCGCCAGGTCCGCctcccccgccgccccgccctccTCGCCGGGCGACCGCGACCACCCGCCGTGGCCCTGCTCCGCCCCGTCCGGCGCCTTCCCCGGGCGggcgctctcctcctcctcccgttcCTCCTCCGCCGCCCTGGGGGGCCGGGCGTCGCAGTCGGGGGAGGCGGGAGGCCCGCTGGCCTCCGAGCCGGCCGCCTCCTCCCTCAGCggcgaggccccgccccctttcttCCTCACCACGTTGAGGAAGGCCGTGCGGCCCATGCGCTGGCGGTGGCGGGTGAAGGCCGCCTCCACCTTCTTCTTCTGCGCCTCGATGGCCCgcctcttctcctccagcttcaTCTTCAGCTGCAGCATCTCAGAGGCCAGCAGATGGGTGGGGTCCCGCGGCGAAGAGGGCAGGGAACGGGCACGGGCGGGGCCCCCCTCCTCAGGCACGGGGGCCCAGGCCACCGAGTGCGGAACGCCAGGCTCGGAGCTCTCGGGCGTGGTCTTCGCGTAGCCGCTCCCGCTGCTCCGCCCCTCGCCgagctggtggtggtggtggttgagcTTCCGGAACTTCTGCTCGGCGAAGCTGGTCATGCGCACGCCGCCGGAgccggaggaggcggagcttccGGCGCGGGACGGCCCGCTCAgggagctgggggcggggctggggccgTCGCACGGCGGGTGCCCGGGCCCCGGCTCGTACTCGTGGTCGGCGTCCGAGTCCATGCTGGCCGTGTAGTCCCTCAGGGACGAGTCCTCGTCCTGGATGTCCTCGGTGCGCACGTGGATCCCCGTGTCCATCTCCGTGGAGGCCGAGTCCTGGTCGTCCGCCGCCTGGCCCTTGGCGCACGCGGCGTCCCCGCCGTCCCGCCCGTGGAGGAAGAACCCGTTGCCGGCCCTGTCTGCCGGcagcccgccgccgccgggc
Coding sequences within it:
- the LOC118229985 gene encoding calmodulin-regulated spectrin-associated protein 2-like isoform X2, producing the protein MGDVTDGKEIKKTFIVPAIKAFDHYDFNRAKIRCSLTWLVAKAFGTDSVPEDLKEPFYTDQYSQEHIKPPVVNLLLSAELYCRAGSLILKSDAAKPLLGHDAVIQALAQKGLYVTDQERLVTERDLCKRPIKMSAHLAMIDTLMMAYTAEMVSLERVVSCLQKYRPLDAEDDVPYDTEEAVTSWINKVNEYLKDIIAQEQKIGEAWSEEPAGPRAHFRKEHTLPRQVPCFPLVDNLLKDNTDGCALAALVHFYCPDSVRLEDICLKEVMSLADSLYNLQLIQEFCQENLNRCCHFTLEDMLYASSSVKNNYLVFMAELFWWFEVVKPSFVRPRVLNIKDPALQLTDVPTVSSSNVTRESFIDAPASPSQPSLSLRPQPKTSSSGVIKRSTSMSYMEGCVGTWPKEKRSSAHGISFDIPFDRDDMAQPAVGRGMSRSASTDGLGHRFAHAPRNIRRNLSFQPVNGQSGRGIEEEEGLQPGFSNGLEPDEHGPPGATPSIEEALKIIHSPERPGGGGLPADRAGNGFFLHGRDGGDAACAKGQAADDQDSASTEMDTGIHVRTEDIQDEDSSLRDYTASMDSDADHEYEPGPGHPPCDGPSPAPSSLSGPSRAGSSASSGSGGVRMTSFAEQKFRKLNHHHHQLGEGRSSGSGYAKTTPESSEPGVPHSVAWAPVPEEGGPARARSLPSSPRDPTHLLASEMLQLKMKLEEKRRAIEAQKKKVEAAFTRHRQRMGRTAFLNVVRKKGGGASPLREEAAGSEASGPPASPDCDARPPRAAEEEREEEESARPGKAPDGAEQGHGGWSRSPGEEGGAAGEADLAEYTRSIERLNTSLSFLQTEMQRLAQQQEVIMQMREHQSWAASPPAGPAPSPQRQVRELRGSAARSAGSLSPVLSSGGSPRPSHRSPTTIKRKSASFHSRTPRTPRPSELKISPFSRMLNTPQSVDSLPRLRRFSPSQTQLSSFAYFGHDEPPPSPSSSPAPTHTPPPDPAPEPQEQDGGPREPKPERPNHRMSAGPSSPYWWAQEVERDPRSQGPNEPKAPPISEVLTQPVAQVVRVTPVKHDHTLNTSSRNLIEVPLSVVKAPEAQAVGNSGSSSGEAEPVSELLSGDQKICCGFFFKDDLKGEEDIALKRAALLEKRLRREREAQQKKLELEAELEQKKELARLKAEEEREKKEDEKARREYIKQEYLRRKQLKLMDDMDAVIKPRPSSTKQKKPRPKSMHRDSVESPRIPPRAGSRPRVFSVSSLSLASLNLGDNDSVNSDRRTPRPDSADGFLSPCLLGSGNGEKDWENGSTTSSVASNTEYTGPKLYKEPSAKSNKHIIQNALAHCCLAGKVNEGQKNRILEEIDKSEANNFLILFRDSGCQFRSLYMYYPESEEITKLAGIGPKSITRKMIENLYKYNSDRKQFSHIPAKTMSASVDAITIYGHLWQIKKSATPKKALTLKS
- the LOC118229985 gene encoding calmodulin-regulated spectrin-associated protein 2-like isoform X1 gives rise to the protein MGDVTDGKEIKKTFIVPAIKAFDHYDFNRAKIRCSLTWLVAKAFGTDSVPEDLKEPFYTDQYSQEHIKPPVVNLLLSAELYCRAGSLILKSDAAKPLLGHDAVIQALAQKGLYVTDQERLVTERDLCKRPIKMSAHLAMIDTLMMAYTAEMVSLERVVSCLQKYRPLDAEDDVPYDTEEAVTSWINKVNEYLKDIIAQEQKIGEAWSEEPAGPRAHFRKEHTLPRQVPCFPLVDNLLKDNTDGCALAALVHFYCPDSVRLEDICLKEVMSLADSLYNLQLIQEFCQENLNRCCHFTLEDMLYASSSVKNNYLVFMAELFWWFEVVKPSFVRPRVLNIKDPALQLTDVPTVSSSNVTRESFIDAPASPSQPSLSLRPQPKTSSSGVIKRSTSMSYMEGCVGTWPKEKRSSAHGISFDIPFDRDDMAQPAVGRGMSRSASTDGLGHRFAHAPRNIRRNLSFQPVNGQSGRGIEEEEGLQPGFSNGLEPDEHGPPGATPSIEEALKIIHSPERPGGGGLPADRAGNGFFLHGRDGGDAACAKGQAADDQDSASTEMDTGIHVRTEDIQDEDSSLRDYTASMDSDADHEYEPGPGHPPCDGPSPAPSSLSGPSRAGSSASSGSGGVRMTSFAEQKFRKLNHHHHQLGEGRSSGSGYAKTTPESSEPGVPHSVAWAPVPEEGGPARARSLPSSPRDPTHLLASEMLQLKMKLEEKRRAIEAQKKKVEAAFTRHRQRMGRTAFLNVVRKKGGGASPLREEAAGSEASGPPASPDCDARPPRAAEEEREEEESARPGKAPDGAEQGHGGWSRSPGEEGGAAGEADLAEYTRSIERLNTSLSFLQTEMQRLAQQQEVIMQMREHQSWAASPPAGPAPSPQRQVRELRGSAARSAGSLSPVLSSGGSPRPSHRSPTTIKRKSASFHSRTPRTPRPSELKISPFSRMLNTPQSVDSLPRLRRFSPSQTQLSSFAYFGHDEPPPSPSSSPAPTHTPPPDPAPEPQEQDGGPREPKPERPNHRMSAGPSSPYWWAQEVERDPRSQGPNEPKAPPISEVLTQPVAQVVRVTPVKHDHTLNTSSRNLIEVPLSVVKAPEAQAVGNSGSSSGEAEPVSELLSGDQKICCGFFFKDDLKGEEDIALKRAALLEKRLRREREAQQKKLELEAELEQKKELARLKAEEEREKKEDEKARREYIKQEYLRRKQLKLMDDMDAVIKPRPSSTKQKKPRPKSMHRDSVESPRIPPRAGSRPRVFSVSSLSLASLNLGDNDSVNSDRRTPRSSKLASGNLYYFLNSPKVKKTRPDSADGFLSPCLLGSGNGEKDWENGSTTSSVASNTEYTGPKLYKEPSAKSNKHIIQNALAHCCLAGKVNEGQKNRILEEIDKSEANNFLILFRDSGCQFRSLYMYYPESEEITKLAGIGPKSITRKMIENLYKYNSDRKQFSHIPAKTMSASVDAITIYGHLWQIKKSATPKKALTLKS